Proteins from a single region of Paenibacillus sp. BIHB 4019:
- the kdpA gene encoding potassium-transporting ATPase subunit KdpA translates to MDVLQMAVVVGMIMLIAKPLGHYLYSVFSNVPNRTDKLFARIEAIIYSVIGLKNRQGMSWKRYALSFITLNFVLVAVSYVLLRVQSGLPLNPNGIGSMEPTLVLNTVISFMTNTNLQHYSGESGLTYFAQIAVITMMMFTSAATGFSVAVAFVRGITSKGGTLGNFFEDFVKAHTRIFFPLAIVITLLLVALQVPQTLSPTLAVTTLEGAVQHIAIGPVASLESIKHLGTNGGGFFGVNSAHPFENPNPLTNVIEILSMWALPAALPFMYGRFAKSSKQGWVIFSAMMALFLIFLTISYTAEKSGSPLIATLGIDASQGSMEGKEVRFGIAQSALFTTVTTAATTGSVNSMHDTLTPLGGLVPLAQMMLNVVFGGKGVGLVNMLMYAMLTVFICGLMVGRTPEFLGRKIEPREMKLIAIAILVHPFIILAPTAAAFLTDLGQGAISNSGFHGITQVLYEYTSSAANNGSGFEGLADNTPFWNITTGLVMFFGRYMSMIALLAVAGSLSRKQWVPETIGTFRTDNSLFAVMLMGVVILIGALTFLPVIVTGPIAEFLTIR, encoded by the coding sequence GTGGACGTCCTGCAAATGGCGGTAGTTGTCGGCATGATCATGCTGATCGCAAAGCCGCTTGGCCATTATTTATATTCCGTGTTTTCAAACGTTCCAAACCGTACCGACAAGCTGTTCGCACGAATCGAAGCGATCATCTATTCAGTAATCGGGCTCAAAAATCGCCAAGGCATGAGCTGGAAAAGATATGCGCTCAGCTTTATTACACTCAATTTCGTGCTCGTAGCTGTCAGCTATGTACTGCTGAGGGTGCAAAGCGGCCTGCCGCTTAACCCGAATGGAATCGGCAGCATGGAGCCGACACTCGTCCTAAATACGGTCATCAGCTTTATGACCAATACGAATCTCCAGCATTACAGCGGCGAATCAGGGCTGACGTATTTTGCGCAAATAGCGGTCATTACGATGATGATGTTTACGTCGGCCGCTACCGGCTTTTCCGTTGCTGTCGCCTTCGTGCGCGGCATTACAAGCAAAGGCGGAACGCTCGGCAACTTTTTCGAGGATTTCGTCAAAGCGCATACGCGTATTTTCTTCCCGCTGGCTATTGTCATTACGCTGCTGCTTGTGGCGCTGCAAGTGCCGCAAACGCTTAGCCCTACCTTGGCCGTTACGACACTTGAGGGCGCGGTTCAGCATATCGCCATCGGGCCAGTCGCCTCGCTGGAGTCGATTAAGCATCTTGGCACGAATGGCGGCGGTTTTTTCGGAGTCAACTCCGCCCATCCGTTCGAAAATCCCAATCCGCTGACGAATGTTATTGAGATTTTGTCCATGTGGGCGCTGCCTGCCGCGCTGCCTTTCATGTATGGCCGGTTTGCGAAAAGCAGCAAGCAGGGCTGGGTTATTTTTTCGGCGATGATGGCGCTGTTTCTGATCTTTCTTACGATTTCCTATACGGCTGAAAAAAGCGGCAGCCCGCTGATCGCCACACTCGGCATCGATGCTTCGCAAGGCAGCATGGAGGGCAAGGAGGTTCGCTTCGGCATCGCCCAGTCCGCGCTGTTCACGACGGTGACGACGGCGGCCACAACCGGCTCGGTCAATTCGATGCACGATACGCTCACTCCGCTTGGCGGGCTCGTTCCCCTTGCCCAAATGATGCTGAACGTCGTCTTCGGCGGCAAAGGCGTCGGGCTCGTCAATATGCTGATGTATGCGATGCTGACGGTGTTCATCTGCGGGCTGATGGTCGGACGGACACCAGAATTTCTCGGGCGAAAAATAGAGCCGCGCGAAATGAAGCTGATTGCCATTGCCATTCTCGTGCATCCGTTTATTATTCTCGCGCCAACGGCGGCGGCTTTTCTAACCGATCTGGGGCAAGGCGCTATATCCAATTCGGGTTTTCATGGCATTACGCAGGTGCTGTATGAATATACGTCCTCGGCCGCCAACAACGGCTCCGGGTTTGAGGGGCTGGCCGACAATACGCCGTTCTGGAATATAACGACCGGGCTTGTGATGTTTTTCGGCCGATATATGTCGATGATTGCGCTGCTTGCTGTAGCTGGATCGCTCAGCCGCAAGCAGTGGGTGCCGGAGACGATTGGCACGTTCCGAACGGACAATTCGCTGTTTGCAGTTATGCTGATGGGCGTCGTTATTTTGATCGGCGCGCTCACGTTTCTGCCCGTCATTGTCACAGGGCCAATTGCCGAGTTTTTAACGATCCGTTAA
- the kdpB gene encoding potassium-transporting ATPase subunit KdpB: MNDQRAKKLFTRPLVTEALKMSLLKLNPVHMMKNPVMFVVEIGTLIVLLMTLFPGYFDSQNRIGFNLAVFIILLFTVLFANFAEALAEGRGKAQAGSLKKTKQEIMANKLLGDSIQIVPSTELRKGDIVIVSQGEMIPGDGEVIEGLASVDESAITGESAPVIKEAGGDFNSVTGGTLVISDRIKMRITSEPGETFIDRMIALVEGAKRQKTPNEIALNTLLISLTIIFLIVVVTLGPIAAYVDVNLEIPVLIALLVCLIPTTIGGLLSAIGIAGMDRVTQFNVLAMSGKAVEAAGDINTMILDKTGTITFGNRMASEINPVGTAGADEAAAWAAISSLQDETPEGRSVLEWMKKHDKTYDAALGEGGQFVPFQAETRMSGIDLADGRLVRKGAVEAIRSWVLAQGGDIPADLAQETERIAKEGGTPLAIAVDQHIFGLIYLKDTVKPGMKERFDQLRAMGIKTIMCTGDNPFTAATIAREAGVDDFIAESKPEDKIAVIRREQAEGKLVAMTGDGTNDAPALAQADVGLAMNSGTTAAKEAANMVDLDSDPSKIIEVVSIGKQLLMTRGALTTFSIANDVAKYFAIIPAMFMLAIPQMKALNVMQLGSPLSAILSALIFNAIIIPLLIPLAMKGVTYRPLSAARLLSRNLFIYGLGGMIAPFIGIKLIDMMVHIWI; encoded by the coding sequence ATGAATGACCAACGTGCTAAAAAATTATTCACAAGGCCGCTCGTGACCGAGGCGCTCAAGATGAGCCTCCTCAAGCTGAATCCGGTCCATATGATGAAAAATCCGGTCATGTTCGTTGTCGAGATTGGAACGCTGATCGTTCTGCTCATGACCCTATTTCCAGGGTACTTCGACTCGCAGAATCGCATCGGCTTCAACCTGGCTGTTTTTATTATTTTGCTCTTTACGGTGCTGTTCGCCAATTTTGCTGAGGCGTTAGCCGAAGGCCGCGGGAAAGCACAGGCTGGCTCGCTGAAAAAAACGAAGCAGGAAATTATGGCGAATAAGCTGCTGGGCGACAGCATTCAAATCGTCCCTTCTACGGAGCTGCGCAAAGGGGACATCGTTATCGTCTCGCAGGGGGAAATGATTCCCGGGGACGGCGAGGTCATTGAAGGCCTCGCTTCCGTCGATGAATCGGCTATTACCGGCGAATCGGCACCCGTCATCAAGGAGGCCGGCGGAGACTTCAACTCCGTGACGGGCGGAACGCTGGTCATCAGCGACCGGATTAAAATGCGAATTACGAGCGAGCCCGGTGAAACGTTCATCGACCGGATGATCGCGCTCGTCGAAGGAGCGAAGCGGCAGAAAACGCCGAATGAAATTGCCCTGAACACGCTGCTGATCAGCCTGACCATTATTTTTCTCATCGTCGTCGTCACGTTAGGCCCGATTGCCGCTTATGTGGACGTCAATCTGGAAATTCCCGTGCTCATCGCGCTGCTCGTCTGCCTCATTCCGACGACGATCGGCGGCCTGCTGTCCGCCATCGGAATCGCCGGCATGGACCGGGTCACCCAGTTCAATGTGCTGGCCATGTCCGGGAAGGCCGTTGAAGCAGCTGGCGATATTAATACGATGATTTTGGATAAAACCGGGACGATTACCTTCGGCAATCGGATGGCGAGCGAAATCAATCCGGTAGGCACTGCTGGGGCAGATGAGGCAGCGGCATGGGCCGCTATTTCCTCCCTGCAGGATGAAACGCCGGAAGGCCGCTCGGTGCTGGAATGGATGAAAAAGCATGATAAAACCTACGATGCCGCGCTTGGCGAAGGCGGTCAATTCGTTCCCTTTCAAGCCGAGACGCGGATGAGCGGCATCGATTTGGCCGATGGACGGCTCGTGCGCAAAGGAGCCGTCGAAGCGATTCGCAGCTGGGTGCTCGCCCAAGGAGGAGACATACCCGCTGATTTGGCTCAGGAGACGGAGCGGATTGCCAAGGAAGGCGGCACGCCGCTCGCCATCGCCGTCGATCAGCACATATTCGGCTTAATTTATTTGAAGGATACGGTCAAGCCGGGCATGAAGGAACGGTTCGACCAGCTGCGAGCGATGGGCATCAAAACGATTATGTGTACGGGCGATAATCCGTTTACGGCGGCAACTATCGCCAGAGAAGCGGGCGTCGACGATTTTATTGCCGAAAGCAAGCCGGAGGATAAAATCGCCGTCATCCGCCGCGAGCAGGCGGAAGGCAAGCTCGTCGCCATGACGGGGGACGGAACGAATGACGCGCCCGCACTCGCGCAGGCCGATGTCGGCCTGGCGATGAACAGCGGCACGACGGCGGCGAAGGAAGCTGCCAATATGGTGGATTTGGACTCCGATCCTTCCAAAATTATTGAGGTCGTTTCGATCGGCAAGCAGCTGCTAATGACGCGCGGCGCGCTCACGACCTTCAGCATTGCCAATGACGTAGCCAAATATTTCGCCATCATCCCCGCGATGTTTATGCTGGCGATTCCGCAAATGAAGGCGCTGAATGTGATGCAGCTCGGCTCGCCGCTGTCGGCGATTTTGTCCGCGCTCATCTTTAATGCGATCATTATTCCGCTGCTCATTCCGCTGGCGATGAAAGGCGTTACTTATCGTCCGCTCAGCGCCGCCCGCCTGCTCAGCCGCAATTTGTTCATTTACGGGCTCGGCGGCATGATCGCGCCGTTCATCGGTATCAAGCTCATCGACATGATGGTTCATATTTGGATTTAA
- the kdpC gene encoding potassium-transporting ATPase subunit KdpC, producing MIGVSLRASLLFLLLCGIMYPLVSTGAAQLLFPAQANGSLLKDSAGNVVGSSLIGQPFTDQRYFQGRVSSIDYKAEASGSNNYAPSNPELLARMKASIAQWQQDNPEVPLAQLPVALISNSGSGLDPDITPQSAIVQIARISKLTGLPKAELEELVHAHTKGRELGLFGDKRVNVLELNLALSTRIAK from the coding sequence ATGATCGGGGTGTCGCTGCGCGCCAGCCTGCTGTTTCTGCTCCTTTGCGGTATCATGTATCCGCTTGTGAGCACGGGTGCCGCACAGCTGCTGTTCCCGGCTCAGGCCAATGGCAGCCTGCTCAAGGATAGCGCAGGCAACGTCGTTGGTTCGTCGCTGATCGGTCAGCCTTTTACCGACCAGCGCTATTTTCAGGGACGGGTGTCGAGCATTGACTATAAGGCGGAAGCTTCCGGCTCTAACAACTATGCCCCTTCGAACCCGGAGCTGCTGGCGCGCATGAAAGCATCCATCGCCCAGTGGCAGCAGGATAATCCCGAGGTGCCGCTTGCGCAGCTGCCCGTAGCGTTAATAAGCAATTCCGGCTCCGGGCTTGACCCGGATATTACGCCGCAGTCGGCTATCGTACAAATTGCAAGAATCAGCAAGCTGACGGGACTGCCAAAGGCAGAGCTGGAAGAGCTTGTACACGCGCATACGAAAGGACGCGAGCTCGGCCTCTTCGGTGACAAGCGCGTCAATGTGCTGGAGCTGAATCTGGCTTTATCCACACGAATCGCCAAATAA